A genomic stretch from Acetomicrobium sp. S15 = DSM 107314 includes:
- a CDS encoding MoaD/ThiS family protein: MRVTVRLKGQLCWYDKERRKEVTLEAPSLTVRTILQELGIPESELYMATVDGIKVSLDQPLKDEATVELLPAIGGG; the protein is encoded by the coding sequence GTGCGGGTAACAGTGCGCCTGAAAGGGCAACTGTGTTGGTACGATAAAGAGAGGCGCAAAGAGGTAACCTTAGAGGCTCCTTCTTTGACCGTGCGGACGATCTTACAAGAACTGGGCATACCCGAATCGGAGCTCTACATGGCGACTGTCGATGGAATAAAGGTAAGCCTCGATCAACCCCTGAAAGATGAGGCGACGGTGGAACTACTGCCGGCTATAGGTGGAGGTTAG
- a CDS encoding SDR family NAD(P)-dependent oxidoreductase, whose amino-acid sequence MKLDGKVALVTGGGRGIGRGIALMLAKEGADVAIADAEVLDSPKNQYGTKEIKGYSAALKVVEDLKALGRKAIAINADVSKSDQVQAMIKRTVEELGSIDILVNNAGAITISTTEELEEEAWDLVMDVNAKGTFLCSKAAIPYMKKKRWGRIINVASIAGKRGTATLPHYCASKHAIVGFTNALAKELAQTGITVNAICPGIVRTQMWDLLAEVWRRPGESWEESFKRSVESMIPQGVEQTPEDMAKLTLFFIYSDHVTGQAINVDGGAVEH is encoded by the coding sequence ATGAAACTTGACGGCAAAGTAGCACTCGTAACAGGCGGAGGCAGGGGCATAGGTAGAGGTATTGCATTAATGTTGGCAAAAGAAGGAGCTGACGTAGCTATAGCCGACGCTGAAGTCTTAGACAGTCCCAAAAATCAGTATGGCACTAAGGAAATAAAAGGTTACTCTGCAGCTTTAAAAGTTGTTGAAGACTTAAAGGCTTTGGGGCGTAAAGCCATAGCCATAAACGCCGATGTCAGCAAAAGCGATCAAGTGCAAGCCATGATAAAGCGTACGGTGGAAGAACTGGGGTCTATCGATATATTGGTGAACAACGCCGGCGCTATCACTATATCTACTACGGAAGAGCTCGAGGAAGAGGCCTGGGATCTCGTGATGGACGTAAACGCTAAGGGAACTTTTCTCTGCTCTAAGGCCGCTATTCCTTACATGAAAAAGAAGAGATGGGGCAGGATTATAAACGTGGCCTCTATCGCCGGCAAAAGAGGCACTGCCACATTGCCTCACTATTGTGCTTCGAAACATGCCATCGTAGGGTTTACGAATGCGCTGGCTAAGGAGCTTGCGCAAACGGGCATCACTGTAAACGCCATCTGTCCAGGTATAGTGCGCACTCAGATGTGGGACCTTTTAGCCGAAGTGTGGAGAAGGCCAGGCGAAAGCTGGGAAGAATCCTTTAAGCGAAGTGTAGAGAGTATGATACCTCAAGGGGTAGAGCAAACACCGGAAGACATGGCAAAGCTCACATTATTTTTCATCTATTCGGACCACGTCACGGGACAGGCCATAAACGTAGATGGTGGCGCGGTCGAACATTGA
- a CDS encoding DNA-methyltransferase has translation MDEVADESVHLVITSPPYWQLKDYGNEKQIGFNDTYEEYINNLNLVWNECHRVLHKGCRLCINIGDQFARSVYYGRYKVIPIRTEIIKFCESAGFDYMGAIIWQKVTTCHTTGGATVMGSFPYPRNGIIKLDYEFILIFKKYEAAPTVNNDIKEQSKLTQEEWNQYFYEHWNFPGEKQNKHLAMFPEEGMTV, from the coding sequence ATGGATGAAGTAGCCGACGAATCTGTTCATCTTGTCATTACATCTCCGCCATATTGGCAATTAAAAGATTATGGAAACGAGAAGCAGATTGGCTTCAATGATACTTATGAGGAGTACATTAACAATCTCAATTTGGTCTGGAATGAATGTCACAGGGTTCTACATAAAGGTTGTCGCTTGTGTATCAACATAGGCGATCAATTTGCCAGGTCAGTTTACTATGGAAGATACAAAGTCATTCCTATAAGAACAGAGATAATTAAATTTTGTGAGAGTGCCGGTTTTGACTATATGGGAGCCATTATTTGGCAAAAGGTTACCACATGTCACACAACCGGAGGAGCGACAGTAATGGGGTCGTTTCCTTACCCCAGAAACGGAATCATTAAACTGGATTACGAGTTTATTTTAATTTTCAAAAAATATGAAGCTGCTCCAACGGTCAACAATGACATTAAAGAGCAATCAAAGTTGACGCAAGAAGAATGGAATCAATATTTTTACGAGCATTGGAACTTCCCTGGTGAAAAACAAAACAAACATTTGGCCATGTTCCCGGAAGAAGGCATGACAGTATGA
- the panF gene encoding sodium/pantothenate symporter — protein sequence MARFELLLPMILYLAVVYGLAVYSSRVMTKSKVGFVEEYFLGNRAMGGFVLAMTLVATYTSASSFVGGPGVAYNVGLGWVLLAMVQVPVAYFTLGVLGKKFAIVARKIKAVTVTDFLRARYESPAVVIIASVGVIIFLVAAMVAQFIGGARVFEAVTGFPYEIGLIVFAVTVIIYTTVGGFRAVVLTDAVQGVVMTLGTAAILWGIIHFGGGMSSIVEQIKAVDPALLTPFGPNNAVAKPFVLSFWILVGFATVGLPYTAVRCMGYRDSRSMHQAIVIGTFVVGFLMLGMHLSGALSRAIDPNIKGADIVIPTITIKVLPPFLAGIFLAGPLAAIMSTIDSQLILASSAIVKDIYLNYVNPGAIDNPKRERGLKRLSFLTTAIMGIIVFAISFKPPSIIVWINLFALGGLESVFLWPIILGLYWKRANAPGALASMVVGLVSFLLLSNYVGRLWGMHVIVPSLLIALVAFVVVANLTPPPPQEAIRRIWE from the coding sequence GTGGCGCGCTTCGAGTTATTGTTACCCATGATCCTATATCTGGCGGTTGTCTATGGCCTTGCCGTTTATAGCAGTAGAGTGATGACCAAGTCGAAAGTTGGATTTGTAGAGGAGTATTTTTTGGGCAACAGGGCCATGGGGGGGTTTGTTTTGGCCATGACCTTGGTTGCCACTTACACCAGCGCCAGCAGTTTTGTTGGAGGTCCTGGGGTGGCGTATAACGTCGGCCTGGGATGGGTGCTTTTGGCCATGGTCCAAGTCCCTGTGGCTTATTTCACGCTGGGTGTGTTAGGGAAGAAGTTTGCCATAGTGGCTAGAAAGATAAAAGCCGTGACGGTGACCGATTTTCTCAGGGCCCGCTATGAAAGCCCGGCCGTTGTAATTATAGCTTCCGTGGGAGTGATCATTTTTCTCGTCGCTGCGATGGTGGCCCAGTTCATCGGTGGGGCCAGGGTTTTTGAGGCTGTTACGGGATTTCCCTATGAGATAGGTCTCATTGTCTTCGCTGTAACGGTGATCATATACACCACAGTGGGCGGATTTAGGGCCGTGGTCTTGACGGATGCCGTTCAAGGTGTTGTCATGACCTTAGGCACGGCTGCGATACTCTGGGGTATAATCCATTTTGGAGGAGGTATGTCTTCCATAGTGGAGCAAATCAAAGCTGTAGACCCGGCGCTCCTCACCCCTTTTGGGCCGAATAATGCCGTGGCCAAGCCTTTCGTCCTGTCATTTTGGATCCTCGTGGGCTTTGCGACGGTTGGCCTTCCCTATACAGCGGTGCGTTGTATGGGCTACAGGGATTCACGCTCCATGCATCAGGCTATAGTGATAGGCACATTTGTAGTAGGATTTCTGATGCTTGGCATGCATTTATCCGGGGCTCTCTCGAGGGCTATAGACCCCAACATAAAAGGAGCAGATATTGTCATTCCGACCATTACGATAAAGGTGCTACCTCCTTTTTTGGCCGGTATATTCTTGGCCGGTCCGTTGGCGGCGATCATGTCTACCATCGACTCGCAGTTAATATTGGCCTCGTCGGCCATAGTGAAGGATATTTACCTAAACTACGTCAACCCGGGGGCTATTGATAACCCAAAAAGGGAGAGAGGTCTAAAGCGCCTGAGCTTTCTCACGACAGCGATCATGGGGATCATCGTCTTTGCGATCTCCTTTAAGCCGCCCAGCATCATTGTATGGATAAACCTCTTCGCCTTAGGAGGGCTCGAATCGGTCTTTTTGTGGCCTATCATTCTCGGCCTTTATTGGAAGAGAGCGAACGCTCCTGGGGCCCTTGCTTCTATGGTCGTGGGGTTAGTCTCCTTTCTCCTTTTGAGCAATTATGTGGGGCGGCTGTGGGGGATGCACGTAATCGTCCCGTCTCTTCTCATCGCGCTTGTTGCCTTCGTCGTCGTGGCTAATTTGACGCCTCCTCCGCCTCAAGAAGCTATACGCAGAATCTGGGAGTGA
- a CDS encoding cyclase family protein, which produces MHVKRCGLVVAFVMLVLFLLTPVVIAEEKTAPAMEPWWPSRYGPDDTLGTLNEITPQKIAEAAMLVKKGKVIELGTEYSAESPGFPPRFWQTQALAHKVIKPLGENKFVWLEEQFEGCPGVGTQIDVPSHVGVEYAPGDIRFYNGAKLEDVLDTNKALVKKYGIESMPPVITRGVLVDMESYKGRRLEAGEVITVSDIEGFLKQHKLELRPGDALLINTGWMYWYKEDPKKFISGEPGIGKEVVPWMYEKRIAFIGTDQWSTEVVPMEDPDEAWPVHCETIAKRGFTWGQDLVLDGLAKDCAEDGVYEFMFVFTFPKITGTTQGIGNPVAIK; this is translated from the coding sequence ATGCATGTCAAGCGGTGCGGATTAGTAGTGGCGTTTGTGATGTTGGTGCTTTTTCTCTTAACTCCTGTTGTCATAGCCGAGGAAAAAACTGCCCCGGCGATGGAGCCGTGGTGGCCTTCGCGATACGGTCCTGACGACACCTTGGGGACGCTCAACGAAATAACCCCACAAAAGATCGCAGAAGCTGCCATGCTGGTCAAGAAGGGAAAGGTTATAGAACTGGGCACAGAGTACAGCGCCGAATCCCCGGGCTTCCCCCCGCGCTTCTGGCAGACTCAAGCATTGGCCCATAAGGTTATCAAGCCTTTGGGAGAGAACAAGTTTGTGTGGCTTGAGGAGCAGTTTGAAGGGTGTCCCGGCGTAGGAACTCAGATCGACGTGCCGAGTCATGTGGGCGTGGAATATGCCCCAGGCGACATACGCTTTTATAACGGCGCGAAGCTCGAGGATGTACTTGATACCAATAAGGCCTTGGTAAAAAAATACGGCATAGAGTCCATGCCGCCCGTGATAACGAGAGGAGTCCTCGTAGACATGGAATCCTATAAGGGCAGGAGGCTTGAGGCTGGAGAAGTGATCACTGTATCCGACATAGAAGGTTTTTTAAAACAGCACAAATTGGAGCTTAGACCGGGAGACGCGCTCCTCATAAACACAGGATGGATGTACTGGTACAAAGAGGACCCGAAAAAGTTTATATCTGGTGAACCAGGAATCGGTAAAGAGGTCGTGCCTTGGATGTACGAGAAGCGCATAGCCTTTATCGGCACTGATCAATGGTCTACAGAGGTCGTTCCGATGGAAGATCCCGACGAAGCCTGGCCAGTCCACTGTGAAACCATAGCCAAGCGCGGTTTTACCTGGGGGCAGGACCTCGTTTTGGATGGGCTTGCCAAGGATTGCGCTGAAGACGGCGTATATGAATTTATGTTCGTCTTCACGTTCCCCAAGATCACTGGCACTACGCAAGGGATAGGCAATCCGGTGGCTATTAAGTAA
- a CDS encoding alpha,alpha-trehalose-phosphate synthase (UDP-forming) — protein sequence MAKEPRLVVVSNRLPVVLEKDDNSQRLKPGSGGLVTALTPILKDRGGIWIGWLGTTETLSIRQLRTILGPASEEWGFRLYPVLLSDEEADQFYYGFANEVLWPLFHDLQTRCRFDPAYWRSYVAVNAKYARVVARHTQEDDLVWIHDYHLMGLSAALKETGVKRRYAFFLHIPFPPPDLFLKLPWREQLLRMLLQNDLIAFQTLRDRRNFLGSLRALDRRTTVSGRGPAIKVTSMGYTANVAHLPISIDFKGFSRQAKQSDVAAQAKQLKEIYHCEHLIIGVDRLDYTKGIPERLNAFRLALRRYPELRGSITLVQIVVPSRERVPAYGALKGEIDALVGQINGEFTQGGWVPIVYRYQSIPRDELVAHYRAADVALVTPLKDGMNLVCKEYCACQVEDPGVLILSEFAGAASQLGGGALLVNPYDIEGVADALYRALTMPLSQRRRRMRLLRRNITQEDIFWWVDNFLRTAAGKALGDFPESTLPPLFPRGRRTMRQQEAD from the coding sequence ATGGCAAAAGAACCGCGCCTTGTAGTGGTTTCAAACAGGCTTCCTGTAGTCTTAGAAAAGGACGACAACTCTCAGAGGCTTAAACCCGGTTCCGGGGGGTTAGTGACAGCCTTAACGCCAATACTGAAGGATCGCGGCGGAATTTGGATAGGGTGGCTTGGCACCACGGAGACATTGAGCATACGTCAATTGCGCACTATACTGGGGCCAGCCTCCGAGGAGTGGGGTTTCCGTCTGTATCCTGTACTCCTTTCCGACGAAGAAGCGGACCAATTTTATTACGGCTTTGCGAACGAGGTGCTCTGGCCTCTCTTCCACGACTTGCAAACGAGGTGCCGTTTCGACCCCGCTTATTGGAGAAGCTATGTAGCGGTGAATGCGAAGTATGCCAGGGTGGTGGCAAGGCATACACAAGAGGATGATTTGGTATGGATTCATGACTACCACCTCATGGGGCTCTCTGCGGCTCTCAAGGAAACAGGGGTAAAGAGGCGGTACGCCTTTTTCCTCCACATACCATTTCCTCCCCCAGACCTTTTCCTAAAACTTCCCTGGCGCGAACAGTTACTGCGGATGCTATTGCAAAATGACCTCATAGCCTTCCAAACGTTGAGAGATCGCAGGAATTTCCTCGGATCTTTGAGAGCCTTGGACCGCAGGACGACTGTATCGGGCAGAGGTCCTGCTATCAAAGTCACGTCCATGGGGTATACGGCGAACGTGGCACATCTACCCATATCCATCGATTTCAAGGGTTTCTCCAGGCAGGCCAAGCAATCGGATGTAGCCGCACAGGCAAAACAGCTGAAAGAGATATATCACTGCGAGCATTTGATAATCGGAGTAGATAGGCTCGATTACACAAAGGGGATTCCGGAGAGGCTAAACGCCTTCCGCCTCGCCTTAAGGCGATACCCAGAACTTCGAGGAAGTATAACGTTGGTACAGATTGTGGTGCCCAGCCGCGAACGTGTGCCCGCTTACGGTGCCCTCAAGGGGGAGATAGACGCCCTCGTGGGGCAGATAAACGGAGAGTTCACCCAGGGTGGATGGGTACCTATAGTCTACCGCTATCAATCCATACCGAGGGATGAGCTGGTGGCGCACTACAGAGCTGCCGACGTAGCGCTTGTAACCCCACTGAAGGACGGCATGAACCTTGTGTGTAAGGAATATTGTGCTTGTCAAGTAGAAGATCCGGGGGTATTGATCTTGAGCGAATTTGCAGGCGCCGCTTCACAATTAGGAGGCGGCGCCCTGCTGGTAAACCCTTATGACATCGAAGGCGTAGCGGACGCCCTATATCGCGCCCTCACTATGCCCCTTTCTCAGAGGAGAAGGCGCATGAGGCTGTTACGGAGAAACATAACGCAGGAAGACATATTCTGGTGGGTCGACAACTTCCTCCGCACTGCGGCGGGCAAAGCGCTGGGCGACTTCCCAGAAAGCACTCTTCCTCCGCTCTTTCCCCGAGGGCGCCGCACAATGAGGCAACAAGAGGCCGACTGA
- a CDS encoding alpha-ketoacid dehydrogenase subunit beta, which produces MRKLTMLKAINEALRQEMRRDPRVYVTGEDVGVFGGCFGVTAGLIEEFGPDRVRDTPITESAIVGSSVGAAATGLRPVAELMFIDFIGVTMDQIFNQAAKMRYMFGGKAKVPMVLRMPCGAGGSAAAQHSQCLEAWLMHVPGLKVVAPSMPYDAKGLLISSIRDDNPVVFIEHKFLYGAEGDVPEEPYTIPLGKADVKKEGKDVTIIATMAMVHRALEAAADLEKDGISAEVVDPRTLQPLDNETIINSIKKTHRAVIVHEAVKFAGPGAEIAAMIAEEAFDYLDAPIKRVAAPFTPVPFSPPLEKDFVPSKEKITSAVKALLQE; this is translated from the coding sequence ATGCGCAAACTCACGATGCTCAAGGCGATAAATGAGGCCCTCCGTCAGGAGATGCGACGCGATCCCAGAGTTTACGTAACCGGTGAGGATGTGGGTGTATTCGGCGGCTGCTTCGGCGTCACCGCAGGCTTAATAGAGGAATTCGGCCCCGATCGCGTCCGCGATACGCCCATTACCGAAAGCGCCATCGTAGGGTCCTCTGTAGGTGCAGCAGCCACCGGCCTGCGCCCAGTAGCGGAACTCATGTTCATCGACTTCATCGGCGTTACCATGGACCAGATCTTTAACCAGGCTGCCAAAATGAGGTACATGTTCGGCGGCAAGGCGAAGGTTCCCATGGTCCTCAGGATGCCCTGCGGTGCCGGGGGGTCAGCGGCAGCTCAACACTCTCAGTGCTTAGAGGCTTGGCTCATGCACGTTCCCGGCCTCAAGGTGGTGGCCCCTTCGATGCCCTACGACGCCAAAGGACTTCTGATTAGCTCTATCAGGGATGACAATCCGGTGGTATTCATAGAGCACAAATTCCTATACGGAGCCGAAGGAGATGTGCCGGAAGAACCTTATACGATCCCCCTGGGCAAGGCAGATGTGAAGAAAGAAGGTAAAGACGTCACGATAATAGCCACCATGGCTATGGTGCACAGGGCATTAGAGGCCGCTGCCGACCTGGAAAAGGACGGGATCAGCGCGGAGGTTGTGGATCCGCGCACGCTGCAGCCCCTCGATAACGAGACGATCATAAACTCCATAAAGAAGACGCACAGGGCAGTCATCGTGCACGAAGCGGTGAAGTTCGCCGGTCCTGGAGCGGAGATAGCGGCCATGATAGCGGAAGAAGCGTTCGACTACCTAGACGCCCCCATAAAACGAGTTGCTGCACCGTTTACGCCTGTCCCGTTCAGTCCGCCCTTGGAAAAGGATTTCGTGCCAAGCAAAGAGAAGATCACTTCCGCCGTCAAGGCGCTCCTTCAAGAGTAA
- a CDS encoding VOC family protein encodes MTKEGLFNDVLQVAVVVKDLEVSMKKYWNEWGIGPWSIYTFDPNTVKDMILRGKREDYIMRLALAQIGNVQWELIQPLDEKSIYAEFLKVHGEGLHHVALGTRSYSETMELAKEKGINLIQGGTWFGFTYTYLDTRDDLATIVEIYNQPEGWQFPTPEATYP; translated from the coding sequence ATGACTAAGGAAGGGCTCTTTAATGATGTGCTTCAGGTGGCCGTGGTAGTTAAAGACCTGGAGGTATCCATGAAGAAATATTGGAATGAGTGGGGTATAGGCCCCTGGTCCATCTACACCTTTGACCCTAACACAGTTAAAGACATGATCTTGCGCGGCAAACGTGAAGATTACATTATGCGGCTTGCGCTCGCACAGATCGGCAACGTCCAGTGGGAACTCATACAGCCATTGGACGAAAAGAGCATATATGCGGAATTCTTAAAAGTCCACGGCGAGGGACTCCACCACGTCGCTTTGGGGACAAGAAGCTACAGCGAAACGATGGAGCTGGCGAAAGAAAAGGGAATCAACCTAATCCAAGGTGGCACGTGGTTTGGTTTCACCTACACCTATCTCGATACGAGGGACGATTTAGCCACGATCGTGGAGATCTATAATCAACCAGAGGGGTGGCAATTCCCGACGCCTGAGGCTACGTATCCATAG
- the pdhA gene encoding pyruvate dehydrogenase (acetyl-transferring) E1 component subunit alpha: MAIEKEKLLWMYRNMVTIRLFEERVAEYFAAGKIYGFVHLYVGEEATATGVCANLRKDDYITSTHRGHGHLISKGGDLKLMMAELFGRKTGYCKGKGGSMHIADVELGILGANGIVGGGFPIATGAGLTAKYNGTDQVAVCFFGDGASNQGTFHEALNLASIWKLPVIFVNENNMYGISMSQKKSMNVPDVAARAAAYNVPGVVVDGNDVLAVYEAAGEAIKRARSGEGPTLLECKTYRYRGHFEGDPTVYRPKEEVEEWKKKDPIPRFENELAKMGILAPDQAQTIKAEIGKLIDEAVKFAEESPWPSPEEITEDVYAV; the protein is encoded by the coding sequence ATGGCCATCGAAAAAGAAAAGCTGTTGTGGATGTACAGGAACATGGTTACTATTCGCCTTTTCGAGGAGCGCGTAGCCGAATATTTCGCCGCAGGCAAGATTTACGGCTTCGTGCACCTCTATGTGGGCGAAGAGGCGACAGCAACCGGCGTCTGCGCGAACCTGCGCAAGGATGACTACATCACGAGCACACATAGAGGGCACGGCCACCTCATCTCCAAAGGCGGCGACCTGAAACTCATGATGGCTGAGCTTTTCGGCAGGAAGACGGGATACTGCAAAGGTAAGGGCGGTTCCATGCACATAGCTGACGTAGAGCTTGGGATCTTGGGAGCCAACGGCATCGTGGGAGGGGGGTTCCCAATCGCCACCGGGGCCGGCCTCACGGCCAAGTACAATGGCACGGATCAGGTGGCGGTGTGTTTCTTTGGCGACGGCGCTTCAAACCAGGGGACATTTCACGAAGCCTTGAACCTGGCCTCTATATGGAAGCTTCCCGTCATCTTCGTGAACGAAAACAACATGTACGGCATATCCATGTCCCAAAAAAAGTCGATGAACGTGCCGGATGTGGCAGCCAGGGCCGCAGCCTATAATGTGCCGGGCGTGGTGGTGGACGGAAACGACGTCTTGGCCGTGTATGAAGCTGCGGGCGAGGCGATAAAACGCGCACGCTCCGGCGAAGGACCGACGCTCTTGGAGTGCAAGACCTACCGCTATCGCGGTCACTTCGAGGGTGATCCCACCGTCTACCGGCCCAAAGAAGAGGTCGAGGAATGGAAGAAAAAAGACCCGATCCCTCGCTTCGAGAATGAACTTGCAAAGATGGGAATCCTCGCCCCGGATCAGGCACAAACCATAAAAGCCGAGATAGGTAAACTCATAGACGAGGCCGTGAAGTTCGCCGAGGAGAGCCCATGGCCTTCTCCGGAAGAAATCACGGAAGACGTCTACGCCGTATAA
- the panB gene encoding 3-methyl-2-oxobutanoate hydroxymethyltransferase, giving the protein MSKVTIQQLQKMKAEKEKISMITAYDYPTARFVDKAGIEIILVGDSLAMTVMGLDSTVPVTMEEMIHHTKAVVRGVENSMVIGDLPFGSYNQSKEQAIANATRLMKEGGCDAVKLEGGVEMAEITKAIVNAGIPVMGHIGLTPQTISKLGGFKVQGKGAQEAEKLLKSALTLQEAGIFSIVLECVPEEVGRLITEKLSIPTIGIGGGRYCDGQVLVFHDTLGLFEKFLPKFVKRYRNLGEEIVKALEEYKQEVKEEKFPGPEHVFGGVTEEELKRLY; this is encoded by the coding sequence ATGTCTAAGGTAACGATTCAGCAATTGCAGAAGATGAAGGCCGAGAAAGAAAAGATCTCAATGATTACCGCATACGATTATCCCACGGCGCGATTTGTGGACAAGGCTGGGATCGAGATCATCCTGGTGGGTGATTCGCTCGCCATGACTGTGATGGGGCTCGACTCGACCGTCCCTGTCACTATGGAGGAAATGATCCACCACACAAAGGCAGTTGTGCGCGGGGTGGAGAACTCTATGGTTATAGGAGATCTGCCCTTCGGTTCGTATAACCAGTCGAAGGAACAGGCCATTGCAAATGCGACCCGCCTCATGAAAGAAGGGGGTTGTGATGCAGTAAAACTCGAGGGGGGCGTGGAGATGGCTGAAATTACCAAGGCCATCGTCAATGCCGGCATACCCGTAATGGGACACATTGGCCTAACGCCTCAAACCATATCAAAGCTCGGGGGTTTCAAAGTGCAGGGCAAAGGGGCACAGGAGGCCGAAAAACTCTTAAAAAGCGCCCTAACCCTCCAGGAAGCCGGGATATTTTCCATAGTGCTCGAGTGTGTGCCCGAGGAGGTAGGACGGCTCATCACAGAAAAGCTTTCGATCCCCACGATAGGGATAGGGGGTGGTAGGTATTGTGACGGCCAGGTCCTCGTCTTCCACGACACGCTTGGGCTCTTCGAAAAGTTCCTGCCAAAGTTCGTGAAGCGCTATCGTAATTTAGGGGAGGAGATCGTAAAAGCTCTGGAAGAGTACAAGCAGGAGGTCAAGGAGGAAAAGTTTCCTGGGCCTGAACATGTCTTCGGCGGCGTAACTGAAGAGGAATTGAAGCGTTTGTATTAG
- a CDS encoding ketopantoate reductase family protein, which produces MKVAVVGAGAMGSLFGGSLAASGHEVWLIDVWKEHVEAINKNGLLIEEVGGRERLIKDIKATTDPREVGTVDLVLIFVKSALTEEATRNALPLFGRSTTAITLQNGLGNVEKIASVVGEERVTAGVTSHGSTMLGPGRIRHAGVGETLVGELDGRVTDRIKRIADALNSAGIETKVTDNIQGAIWGKLIVNVGINPLTALTGLLNGQLLDFKETEELLEMVVEEAVEVAKKKGISLTYDNPVSHVKEVCRLTAANKSSMLQDVMNKRRTEIDVINGAIVKEGEKVGVSTPANKVVTNLISVIQQNYK; this is translated from the coding sequence TTGAAGGTAGCGGTTGTAGGAGCTGGAGCTATGGGAAGCCTCTTCGGTGGGAGCCTTGCTGCTTCTGGCCATGAGGTCTGGCTAATTGACGTTTGGAAAGAGCATGTGGAAGCGATAAACAAAAATGGCCTCCTTATAGAGGAGGTCGGTGGCCGAGAACGCCTCATCAAGGATATCAAGGCGACAACGGACCCTCGCGAGGTTGGCACTGTAGACCTCGTCTTGATTTTCGTGAAGTCCGCCCTTACGGAGGAAGCGACGCGCAACGCCCTGCCGCTCTTCGGTAGAAGCACTACGGCCATAACGCTTCAAAACGGCCTGGGCAATGTGGAAAAGATCGCCTCTGTCGTGGGCGAAGAAAGAGTAACGGCCGGTGTCACATCTCACGGCTCTACCATGCTCGGCCCCGGTAGAATCAGGCACGCTGGCGTCGGCGAGACGCTCGTTGGAGAGCTTGACGGGCGCGTTACCGATAGAATAAAGCGCATAGCCGATGCATTAAACTCAGCAGGTATAGAGACAAAGGTGACCGACAACATACAAGGCGCTATATGGGGAAAGCTCATCGTGAATGTGGGAATAAATCCCCTGACTGCACTCACCGGCCTTTTAAACGGCCAGCTCCTTGATTTTAAGGAGACGGAAGAGTTGCTGGAAATGGTTGTCGAGGAGGCTGTGGAAGTAGCCAAGAAGAAAGGCATTAGCCTGACCTACGATAACCCCGTCTCTCATGTAAAGGAGGTATGTCGCCTGACGGCTGCGAATAAATCATCGATGCTCCAGGATGTAATGAATAAGCGTCGCACGGAGATAGATGTAATAAATGGTGCCATAGTGAAGGAAGGCGAGAAAGTAGGTGTATCCACGCCTGCCAATAAGGTCGTGACGAACCTGATATCCGTGATTCAGCAGAACTATAAATAG
- a CDS encoding DUF997 family protein produces MAQVREDPRYGQARKEALYTIALAAANFIWWYAFAYGLGSRPVEEYTYVWGLPSWFFWSCVVGFLVFSFAAWIMVATCFKDIPLEGHPEEAPSQRVPGKGV; encoded by the coding sequence GTGGCGCAGGTTAGGGAAGATCCGCGTTATGGTCAGGCCAGAAAGGAGGCGCTTTACACGATAGCTCTGGCCGCGGCGAACTTCATTTGGTGGTACGCTTTTGCTTACGGGCTGGGTTCTCGTCCCGTGGAGGAGTATACCTATGTATGGGGTTTGCCTTCCTGGTTTTTCTGGAGCTGCGTGGTGGGTTTTTTGGTATTTTCCTTTGCGGCGTGGATAATGGTCGCCACGTGCTTCAAAGATATCCCTCTGGAAGGGCATCCAGAAGAAGCGCCCTCTCAAAGGGTACCAGGAAAGGGGGTTTAG